The DNA window GGCATCTGGCAGCCGTGCCAGCCTTCGCGTTCCTTGAACGTGCCGCAGATTCGGCTGACGTTCCACGTATCACTCACCGGGTCAAAGAAATCGACCGGAAGAAACGCATCGGCCGGCAGGTCTTTCTGCTGCTCCACGTACTGCGAATAGCCTGATTCATAGAACGACGTCTCCTGCGGGCGCAGGAACCAAGTGTCGTCGGGCAACTTTCCTTTGGCGTTGGCGCGGGAATCGCCGTAGGTCGTCTGGCGGGCCGAGGCGACGCGGATGGCGTCGGCATTGAACGTGAGGTTGGTCATCCCCGATTCGGGTTTCTGCTTCGTGAAGTAGAGGATGTGCGTGTGGCTCTTGGCGAACATCTTCTTGGTCTGTTGCCCGAAGGTGTAGTGCCAGATGATCCAGTTCCGCATGTGGAACCCGATCTTCCGCCGGGCTACGACGGCCAGATCGGCGGCAAACTCGTCGCCAATTGCCAGGTAGAAACTGCCGGTCGGCTTCAGTGCCCGGTGCACGGCCGACATCCAGCGTTCCGACCAATCAACGTACTCGTCGACATCTTTGCGGTCGTCGTAGTTGTGGTAGAGGTAGCCGATGTTGAACGGCGGGTCGGCGAAGACCAGATCAACCCAGCCTTCAGGCCCGTCATTGAGCACTTTTATCGAGTCGCCGCGGATGATCTGGTTCGTTTCGGGCATTCCGGCTGGATTGTAGAGCCGTGGACCGACATGCCCAAGGGATTGTGCTTTTTTCAACAGCCGGGATTTGGGCCGGGACCGCTTGATCGCGTCTAAACCCTTTACGAACGCTTGTTTACGCTGATTCATCCGACTCCCACTCCGTGGCTGGCCTTTGAACCAAGTTTCAGACCGTTGCGCGGTCCATGGGTTTCGAGGCGCTTCGCCCTATAATCGACCCCGGTCGGCACTAAGCATGAATCCCGAATTCCCCAAACTTCCGCCGGCGGAGCCGTCGCTTCAGCCAGGCGATGGCGCGGCGTCCTCCGGGGCGGATTCATGGGCAGACGGTTCAGGCCGGTTGCCTGCCGGACCGATCTTACGCCTGCTCGACGCCAACGCGAACCGCGCCCGCGAAGCATTGCGAGTTCTGGAGGACTACGCCCGCTTTATCCTCGATTCCGAGAGTCTGAGCGGTCGGCTGAAACACGTCCGCCACGGCTTGGCCGAAGCAGTGGGGCCGATCCTGCCCGAGGCGATCCTTCACCGCGATACGCCCGGCGATGTCGGGACGACGAACAAAACAGCCGCGGAGCTGACAAGGTCCAGCATCGAGGACGTCGTCGTTGCCGCCGGCAAACGGCTGGGCGAGGCGCTCCGTGCGATCGAGGAATACCTTAAAACGCTCGACCCGTCGGCGGCGCAGAAGGTCGAGACCTTGCGATACGCCTCGTACGACCTGGAACAACGCATCGCCCGGACCCTCCGCCCGCCGGCCTGCGATTTTGGCTCCATCGAGCTCTACGTACTGGTCACCGAGTCGGTCTGCAAAGGCAACTGGCTCGACGCGGCGACCGACGCCCTGATGGGCGGCGCGGACTGCCTGCAACTGCGGGAGAAATCGCTCGAATCCGGTGAGCTTCTGTCGCGTGCCAGGCAACTGGTCGCCCTCTGCCGGGAGTTCGGCGTCCCCTGCATCATCAACGACCGCCCTGACATCGCCGTGCTTGCTGACGCGGATGGTGTTCATGTCGGTCAGGGTGATCTGCCGGCCGTCGAGGCAAGGAAGATTGTCGGGCCCAACCGCATCGTCGGCGTCAGCACCCACAACATCGAACAGGCGCGGCAGGCGGTCCTCGACGGCGCGGACTACATCGGCGTCGGCCCGTTCTTCCGCAGTAGCACCAAGCCCAGGGACTTCATCGCCGGGCCGGAATACGCAAGGAAGGTCGCCGAAACGATTGGAATTCCCGCGGTGGCGATCGCGGGAATCACAGAGGAGAACGTCAGTGAAGTTTTGGCGACGGGGATCAGGGCCGTAGCGGTCAGCTCGGCGGTGCTGGGCGTGGATGATGTGAGAGTGGCGGCGGCAAGACTGAAAGAAAAGGTCAGGTCGGACGAGTCCGTCTCCCCGGTGGGGCAGACATTCTTGTCTGCCGATTCAAGGGCACGGGCATTCTTGCCCGGCCCGGTTCCGAGCATGTCGGCCCTTGAAAAGCGGCGTCGGCGACTCCCTCACTGGACCTTGGCAGGTTCTGCTTACTTCATCACCTTTCGCGTTGATAGCGGCGAATTGAGTGAAGCAGAGCGAACCATTGTCCTGACGCACATCCGCGAAGGCCACGAAAAGTTCTACTTCTTGATCGGGACCGTGGTGATGCCGGATCATGTGCATGCAGTGCTCGAACCTATCGGTGGCGTGACGCTGCCTCGCATCACCAAAGGCATGAAGGGCGTCTCTGCACGAAAGGTCAATTTGATACGCGGAGGCTCAGGCTCCGTATGGCAGGATGAGTCGTGGGACCGAATACTTCGAGATCAGGATGAACTGGATGAGAAGCTGAAGTACATGCTCGACAATCCCGTTCGAAAGGGACTCGCTGAAGACGGCTGGAGCTACCCTTGGTGGCTCTTTATGGGTAAGAGATGAAGTGTGTGCATGCCGGTGGGGCAGACATTCTTATCTGCCGCGGGCCCCCGACCCCGGCATTCCTGCCGGGTTGAGCGGGACCGCAGCCGGACGGCGGTGGAGCTGTTTCGCATGACCTCGACCGGGCAGGAATGCCCGGCACTCGGCCATTCGAGGCAGGCAAGAATGCCTGCCCCACCGGAAGATCCCTGCGCGACCCGCGATGCCTCAATTCGGACACGGATGTCCCAACCTTCCTCATTCCTTCGCCACGCCAAAGTCGTCGGCCTCCTCACGCTCGCGAGCCGGGTTCTGGGGCTGGGACGCGAGATTGTCTCGGCCCACTTTCTCGGGACCGGCCTGATCGCTTCGGCGTTTACTGTCGCGTTCACCATTCCG is part of the Humisphaera borealis genome and encodes:
- a CDS encoding DNA-methyltransferase codes for the protein MPETNQIIRGDSIKVLNDGPEGWVDLVFADPPFNIGYLYHNYDDRKDVDEYVDWSERWMSAVHRALKPTGSFYLAIGDEFAADLAVVARRKIGFHMRNWIIWHYTFGQQTKKMFAKSHTHILYFTKQKPESGMTNLTFNADAIRVASARQTTYGDSRANAKGKLPDDTWFLRPQETSFYESGYSQYVEQQKDLPADAFLPVDFFDPVSDTWNVSRICGTFKEREGWHGCQMPIAVLDRIIKASSNPGDVVLDPFNGSGTTVVSAALNNRQYVGIDQSAEYVAYARKRLEHALRVSTSPINSSAASGALAASVVLDDTRASKVMTETDAFGRKRVPRGPRRRVAKTA
- the thiE gene encoding thiamine phosphate synthase, with translation MNPEFPKLPPAEPSLQPGDGAASSGADSWADGSGRLPAGPILRLLDANANRAREALRVLEDYARFILDSESLSGRLKHVRHGLAEAVGPILPEAILHRDTPGDVGTTNKTAAELTRSSIEDVVVAAGKRLGEALRAIEEYLKTLDPSAAQKVETLRYASYDLEQRIARTLRPPACDFGSIELYVLVTESVCKGNWLDAATDALMGGADCLQLREKSLESGELLSRARQLVALCREFGVPCIINDRPDIAVLADADGVHVGQGDLPAVEARKIVGPNRIVGVSTHNIEQARQAVLDGADYIGVGPFFRSSTKPRDFIAGPEYARKVAETIGIPAVAIAGITEENVSEVLATGIRAVAVSSAVLGVDDVRVAAARLKEKVRSDESVSPVGQTFLSADSRARAFLPGPVPSMSALEKRRRRLPHWTLAGSAYFITFRVDSGELSEAERTIVLTHIREGHEKFYFLIGTVVMPDHVHAVLEPIGGVTLPRITKGMKGVSARKVNLIRGGSGSVWQDESWDRILRDQDELDEKLKYMLDNPVRKGLAEDGWSYPWWLFMGKR